A single Curtobacterium sp. MCSS17_015 DNA region contains:
- a CDS encoding peptidylprolyl isomerase, translating into MSLHTAVATIHTNKGDIRVNLFGNHAPKTVQNFVGLATGTQEWTHPGTGKVSTDKLYDGVVFHRIIKDFMIQGGDPLGQGIGGPGYRFDDEISPELTFQNPYIFAMANAGIQGGRGTNGSQFFITTVATPWLQGKHTIFGEVADDESRAVVDAIEGVQTDGRDKPVEDVVIQSIDVEDV; encoded by the coding sequence ATGTCTCTGCACACCGCTGTCGCAACGATCCACACCAACAAGGGCGACATCCGCGTCAACCTCTTCGGCAACCACGCCCCGAAGACCGTCCAGAACTTCGTCGGTCTGGCGACCGGCACGCAGGAGTGGACGCACCCCGGCACCGGCAAGGTGTCGACCGACAAGCTCTACGACGGCGTGGTCTTCCACCGCATCATCAAGGACTTCATGATCCAGGGCGGCGACCCGCTCGGCCAGGGCATCGGCGGCCCGGGTTACCGCTTCGACGACGAGATCTCGCCGGAGCTCACGTTCCAGAACCCGTACATCTTCGCCATGGCGAACGCCGGTATCCAGGGCGGCCGCGGGACCAACGGCTCGCAGTTCTTCATCACCACGGTGGCGACCCCCTGGCTGCAGGGCAAGCACACCATCTTCGGTGAGGTCGCCGACGACGAGTCGCGCGCGGTCGTCGACGCGATCGAGGGCGTCCAGACCGACGGTCGTGACAAGCCCGTCGAGGACGTCGTCATCCAGAGCATCGACGTCGAGGACGTCTGA
- a CDS encoding cell division protein CrgA — MAMDKDRTKPARKTRADSVDTAGDQPNPVWFKPVMFGFMLIGLAWVIVFYVSGGTLPVPTLNSWNILIGFGIMFIGFLMTTRWR, encoded by the coding sequence ATGGCCATGGACAAGGACCGCACCAAGCCCGCCCGGAAGACCCGAGCCGACTCGGTCGACACCGCGGGGGACCAACCGAACCCCGTGTGGTTCAAGCCGGTCATGTTCGGCTTCATGCTCATCGGCCTCGCCTGGGTCATCGTCTTCTACGTCTCCGGCGGCACGCTCCCGGTCCCGACGCTGAACTCGTGGAACATCCTCATCGGCTTCGGCATCATGTTCATCGGCTTCCTCATGACCACCCGGTGGCGCTGA
- a CDS encoding gamma-glutamyl-gamma-aminobutyrate hydrolase family protein (Members of this family of hydrolases with an active site Cys residue belong to MEROPS family C26.), with protein sequence MTKILVVDNYDSFVYTLNGYVQQLGADTDVVRNDAFPQDEIADRIGEYDGVLLSPGPGTPADAGVSIPTVRAAIAVDKPLLGVCLGHQAIAEALGATVTHAEELMHGKTSQVDHDDSVLFSGVPHPFTATRYHSLAIVDGTVPDELTVTARTAGGVIMGVQHRGAPVYGVQFHPESVLTEGGYRMVGNWLETAGLDGAAERAAGLGPLITGR encoded by the coding sequence ATGACCAAGATCCTCGTCGTCGACAACTACGACAGCTTCGTGTACACCCTCAACGGCTACGTCCAGCAGCTCGGAGCGGACACCGACGTGGTGCGCAACGACGCGTTCCCGCAGGACGAGATCGCGGACCGGATCGGCGAGTACGACGGTGTGCTGCTCTCGCCGGGTCCCGGCACGCCCGCCGACGCCGGGGTCTCGATCCCCACCGTCCGTGCGGCGATCGCGGTCGACAAGCCCCTGCTGGGAGTGTGCCTCGGGCATCAGGCCATCGCGGAGGCCCTCGGGGCCACGGTCACCCATGCGGAAGAGCTCATGCACGGCAAGACCTCGCAGGTGGACCACGACGACAGCGTGCTGTTCTCCGGCGTCCCGCACCCCTTCACGGCCACGCGGTACCACTCGCTGGCCATCGTCGACGGCACCGTCCCCGATGAACTGACGGTCACCGCCCGGACTGCCGGCGGCGTCATCATGGGCGTCCAGCACCGCGGAGCCCCCGTGTACGGCGTGCAGTTCCACCCGGAGTCGGTGCTCACCGAAGGCGGGTACCGGATGGTCGGCAACTGGCTGGAGACCGCCGGACTCGACGGTGCCGCGGAGCGCGCAGCCGGACTCGGGCCGCTCATCACCGGCCGCTAG
- a CDS encoding rhomboid family intramembrane serine protease, with product MTDSTSASSNTCYRHPDRPSFVLCQRCGRTICPECQTPAAVGVHCPECVREQRAKFTENRRASGPSSLTVARRRFAMLDQKATVVLIAVSVVVWLLDQLSGGFLAQWLAYNSALLPTQPWRIVTVLFVHSSFLHIAFNMWALFIFGRMLENMLGTWRFLALYFIAGIGGSMLVTFLAPGTWVVGASGAIFGLFAAFFVLQRSLGNNAVSLLVVIGLNLVIGFLPGTNISWQAHVGGILAGFVTGFVFARTRNVRQRGLQTTLLVLEAVVAIALCFVGYALTSA from the coding sequence GTGACCGACTCCACCTCGGCTTCGTCGAACACCTGCTACCGGCACCCGGACCGGCCGAGCTTCGTGCTCTGCCAGCGCTGCGGGCGGACCATCTGCCCGGAGTGCCAGACGCCGGCAGCGGTCGGGGTGCACTGCCCCGAGTGCGTCCGTGAGCAGCGGGCGAAGTTCACGGAGAACCGTCGGGCATCCGGCCCGAGCAGCCTGACCGTCGCGCGGCGCCGCTTCGCGATGCTCGACCAGAAGGCGACGGTCGTGTTGATCGCCGTCTCGGTGGTCGTCTGGCTGCTCGACCAGCTGTCCGGGGGCTTCCTCGCGCAGTGGCTCGCGTACAACTCCGCCCTGCTGCCGACGCAGCCGTGGCGGATCGTCACCGTGCTGTTCGTGCACTCGAGCTTCCTCCACATCGCTTTCAACATGTGGGCACTGTTCATCTTCGGTCGGATGCTCGAGAACATGCTCGGCACGTGGCGGTTCCTGGCGCTGTACTTCATCGCCGGGATCGGCGGGTCCATGCTCGTGACGTTCCTGGCCCCGGGAACCTGGGTGGTCGGGGCGTCGGGTGCGATCTTCGGCCTCTTCGCGGCGTTCTTCGTGCTGCAGCGCAGCCTCGGGAACAACGCGGTCTCGCTGTTGGTCGTCATCGGGTTGAACCTGGTCATCGGGTTCCTGCCCGGGACGAACATCTCGTGGCAGGCCCACGTGGGCGGCATCCTGGCCGGCTTCGTCACCGGCTTCGTGTTCGCGCGGACGAGGAACGTCCGGCAGCGCGGGTTGCAGACCACGCTCCTCGTCCTGGAGGCCGTGGTCGCCATCGCGCTCTGCTTCGTCGGGTACGCACTCACCTCCGCCTGA